In one window of Cryptococcus neoformans var. neoformans JEC21 chromosome 7 sequence DNA:
- a CDS encoding expressed protein, with protein sequence MDEDFEDLLRDEDEPEYELEASASASIRPKQTPPSENEIRLCRRVLELEEERNSLAAELSALKARFPTHSNPTIPIADPSSSSSISQPDQPIEIPTPLLPLLGILRTHIAELTRDNYALRYTFMGQALPRRGSITQTPTPVFSPISSLPPQENNIDIEMAATTGDSGPSTVGLAPPSGSGTAQTRVGAGGLDLERVVERVKQLVIENEELGEMLLQLGQRGDEEEWKKTLDDSKAIIESLDSDLSHHLSVVESTRSELKAYKSHFGPLPQNVSDRTTPSAASTTRGQPASVGRGSLQDRLNRGLGGDRGGFHGKALKAGSTNAVGSDNSANVQTPVQTQGDMRGGPHQGLPRTAGTRRPLNGSGNSNGGSGPFQGHVRGGSFGQGQGARLDERDFKRRR encoded by the exons ATGGACGAGGATTTTGAGGATCTGCTGCGAGACGAAGACG AGCCCGAATACGAG CTTGAGGCTTCGGCGTCTGCAAGCATCCGGCCTAAGCAGACGCCTCCTTCAGAGAACGAGATTAGACTGTGCCGGCGAGTGCTTGAACTTGAGGAGGAACGGAACTCCTTGGCG GCTGAGCTTTCTGCTCTCAAAGCCCGTTTCCCAACACATAGCAATCCAACTATTCCTATTGCCGATCCctcctcaagctcatccATATCCCAACCTGACCAGCCTATAGAGATACCCACACCGCTCCTGCCTCTACTAGGCATACTTCGGACACACATTGCTGAGTTGACAAGAGACAACTATGCGTTACGATACACCTTTATGGGACAAGCTTTACCCAGACGAGGATCAATCACTCAAACCCCGACTCCGGTCTTTTCGCCCATATCATCTTTGCCTCCACAAGAGAACAATATCGATATTGAGATGGCTGCTACAACTGGTGATTCTGGACCTAGTACAGTAGGCCTTGCACCGCCTTCAGGATCTGGCACTGCGCAAACTAGGGTAGGGGCAGGCGGTctggatttggaaagagTGGTTGAAAGAGTGAAACAGCTTGTGAtagagaatgaagagctgGGTGAGATGTTGCTTCAGTTAGGGCAAAGGggtgacgaggaagaatggaagaagactttGGATG ATTCAAAAGCAATCATTGAATCTTTGGA CTCCGACCTATCGCATCACCTGTCTGTCGTCGAATCAACCCGTTCAGAGTTGAAAGCGTATAAAAGCCATTTCGGTCCACTTCCACAAAATGTGTCAGACCGTACAACTCCCTCTGCCGCATCCACAACTCGAGGCCAACCCGCCTCTGTCGGACGAGGCAGCTTACAAGATAGGTTAAATCGGGGCCTTGGCGGAGATAGGGGTGGTTTCCACGGAAAGGCGTTGAAAGCCGGTTCTACCAATGCTGTAGGGTCAGATAACTCCGCTAATGTGCAAACGCCTGTGCAAACCCAAGGAGATATGCGAGGTGGACCCCATCAAGGTCTTCCCCGTACAGCAGGAACAAGGAGACCATTGAACGGAAGTGGGAATAGCAATGGGGGGAGTGGCCCGTTCCAAGGACATGTAAGAGGAGGTAGCTTTGGCCAGGGACAAGGTGCCAGGCTTGATGAGAGGGACTttaagagaagaagatga